In Geminocystis sp. NIES-3708, a single window of DNA contains:
- a CDS encoding MerR family transcriptional regulator has translation MKQELFFSIKDISLITGCSLRQFQYWKEKEIIVPFIMGTGTGKTIYYSFVELVEVSVMVYMLSVGLNLEMAQKILNDLREKEPSFTDADFKKRFMVIAHDGSVELLPYQREDAIALLEEGKAIVPLWIDQIHQKLTEKVG, from the coding sequence ATGAAACAGGAATTATTTTTTAGTATTAAAGATATATCATTAATTACGGGTTGTTCCCTCCGGCAATTCCAGTATTGGAAGGAGAAGGAGATTATTGTGCCTTTTATTATGGGGACAGGTACGGGAAAGACAATCTACTATTCTTTTGTGGAGTTGGTAGAGGTGTCGGTAATGGTATATATGCTTTCTGTTGGTTTGAATTTAGAGATGGCACAAAAAATCCTCAATGATTTGAGGGAAAAAGAGCCATCATTTACCGATGCGGACTTTAAGAAGCGTTTTATGGTAATTGCTCATGATGGTAGTGTTGAGTTATTGCCTTATCAACGGGAAGATGCGATCGCACTTTTAGAAGAGGGGAAGGCGATCGTGCCTTTGTGGATTGATCAAATTCATCAAAAATTAACAGAGAAGGTGGGTTGA
- a CDS encoding DUF1823 family protein encodes MLDNLPPLNDDTIWQIINGELEDDVVNKLVWYHLGYRYDSLNEKWDVSQVEKSWGEEYPEPPNFITNRPPNVKLTRSISPENKQLLKEELGFKGYKIGEFGPTQTRRATIANWLLGYRKMYNL; translated from the coding sequence ATGTTGGATAATTTACCACCTCTTAATGATGATACTATTTGGCAAATTATTAACGGAGAATTAGAAGATGATGTTGTTAATAAATTAGTGTGGTATCACCTAGGTTATCGTTATGATTCTCTTAACGAAAAATGGGATGTTTCTCAGGTAGAAAAGTCTTGGGGAGAAGAATATCCAGAGCCTCCAAATTTTATTACAAATCGTCCTCCTAACGTAAAGTTAACTCGTTCTATTTCTCCTGAAAATAAACAACTTTTAAAGGAAGAATTAGGTTTTAAAGGTTATAAAATCGGTGAATTTGGACCGACTCAAACTCGTCGAGCTACTATAGCTAATTGGTTATTAGGGTATAGAAAAATGTATAATTTATAA
- the topA gene encoding type I DNA topoisomerase: protein MSTLVIVESPTKAKTIRNYLPKDYQVEASMGHIRDLPSSAEEIPAEYKQFDWARLGVNIENNFEPIYVIPKGKNKTVQQLKQALKSADELILATDEDREGESISWHLLQLLKPKVPIKRMVFHEITKDAIQKALNNCRDIDENLVHAQETRRILDRLVGYTLSPLLWKKIAAGLSAGRVQSVAVRLLVQRERERRAFKEAQYWDLKALLNHDKTDFEGKLTTLKGQKLANGSDFDPKTGKLIKNKKVIVLNEQEATELKACLKGKTWEVTDTEEKATIRKPSPPFTTSTLQQEANRKLGLGAKDTMRIAQSLYENGYITYMRTDSVHLSDQAIAAARSCVEEMYGREYLSPQPRQYKTKAKGAQEAHEAIRPAGSTFRIPKETGLRDKELGLYDLIWKRTVACQMADAKLTQIVVNIAVEDAIFRSSGKRIDFAGFFRAYVEGSDDPEAALENQEVILPNLQKGDKPKCKQLDVLNHETQPPTRYTEASLVKTLESEGVGRPSTYASIIGTIVDRGYAQLRNKALIPTFTAFAVISLLEKNFAELVDTKFTSKMEQSLDDIASGNEKWLPYLDKFYRGENGLQNQVKVRETDIDPQTAKAIELENLDVTVKIGKFGAYFEANYGDEVVKSSIPADLTPSDLDPKQIEILLKQKVEGPPILGIHPETQDPIYLLIGTYGPYVQLGDTPQGKAKKPKTASFPKGVNAEDITLEMAIGYLTLPRTLGEHPETGKPIKTSLGRFGAYVVHDQGTEGKEYRSLKKEDDVLTISLERALELLAQPKTTRGRRGATTKAALKELGLHPDDNEPVNIYQGPYGVYFKHGKTNVKLPEGETVESMNLEKALLLLQDKTPTKKTATKKTTTAKKTTTKKTTTTRKTTAKKTTK, encoded by the coding sequence ATGTCAACTTTAGTCATCGTTGAATCACCTACCAAAGCCAAAACCATCCGTAACTATCTGCCCAAAGATTATCAGGTAGAGGCATCTATGGGGCATATTCGAGATTTACCTTCCTCTGCTGAAGAAATTCCAGCTGAATACAAACAGTTTGATTGGGCAAGATTAGGAGTTAATATTGAGAATAATTTTGAGCCTATCTATGTTATTCCTAAAGGTAAAAATAAAACAGTTCAACAGTTGAAACAAGCCTTAAAATCTGCTGATGAATTAATATTAGCAACCGATGAAGATAGAGAAGGGGAAAGTATTAGTTGGCATTTATTACAGCTATTAAAGCCTAAAGTGCCTATCAAGCGTATGGTTTTTCACGAAATTACTAAAGATGCCATTCAAAAAGCCTTGAATAACTGTCGTGACATTGATGAAAATTTAGTACACGCCCAAGAAACACGACGTATTCTCGATCGCCTTGTGGGTTATACTCTCTCGCCTCTACTATGGAAAAAAATTGCGGCAGGATTATCAGCAGGTAGAGTACAATCTGTCGCCGTACGTTTATTAGTACAACGAGAAAGAGAACGAAGAGCATTTAAGGAAGCTCAGTATTGGGATTTAAAAGCATTACTTAACCATGACAAAACTGACTTTGAAGGGAAATTAACTACTTTAAAAGGTCAAAAACTGGCAAATGGTAGCGATTTTGATCCTAAAACGGGAAAATTAATCAAAAACAAGAAAGTAATTGTACTAAATGAACAAGAAGCTACAGAATTAAAAGCTTGTTTGAAAGGCAAAACATGGGAAGTAACCGATACCGAAGAAAAAGCTACTATCCGTAAGCCCTCCCCTCCTTTTACTACCTCAACTTTACAACAGGAAGCTAACCGTAAACTGGGATTAGGTGCAAAAGATACTATGCGCATTGCTCAAAGTCTTTATGAAAATGGTTATATTACCTACATGAGAACTGACTCGGTACATTTGTCCGATCAAGCGATCGCCGCTGCTCGTAGTTGTGTAGAGGAAATGTATGGTAGAGAATATTTAAGTCCTCAACCAAGACAATATAAAACTAAAGCTAAGGGGGCACAAGAAGCCCATGAAGCCATACGCCCTGCTGGTAGTACTTTTAGAATTCCGAAAGAAACAGGATTGAGAGATAAGGAATTAGGGTTATATGACTTAATTTGGAAACGCACGGTAGCCTGTCAAATGGCAGATGCTAAATTAACCCAAATTGTGGTAAATATCGCCGTAGAAGACGCAATTTTTCGATCTTCAGGAAAAAGAATCGATTTTGCTGGGTTTTTTAGAGCCTATGTAGAGGGTAGTGATGATCCTGAAGCAGCGTTAGAAAATCAAGAGGTAATTTTACCTAACTTGCAAAAAGGTGATAAGCCTAAATGTAAACAATTAGATGTACTTAACCATGAAACTCAACCTCCCACCCGTTATACGGAAGCATCTTTAGTCAAAACATTAGAAAGTGAAGGGGTAGGGCGACCAAGTACTTATGCTAGTATTATTGGTACGATCGTTGATAGAGGTTATGCTCAATTACGCAATAAAGCACTAATACCAACTTTTACTGCCTTCGCCGTTATTTCTTTATTAGAAAAAAATTTTGCTGAGTTAGTTGATACTAAGTTTACGTCAAAAATGGAGCAGAGTCTTGATGACATCGCTTCAGGTAATGAAAAATGGTTGCCTTACCTAGATAAATTTTATCGAGGAGAAAATGGCTTACAAAATCAGGTGAAGGTGAGAGAAACAGACATTGATCCTCAAACAGCAAAAGCCATAGAATTAGAGAATCTTGACGTTACCGTGAAAATAGGCAAGTTTGGGGCTTATTTTGAAGCAAATTACGGTGATGAAGTTGTAAAATCTTCTATTCCCGCCGATCTTACCCCTTCAGATCTCGATCCTAAACAAATAGAAATATTATTGAAACAAAAAGTAGAAGGACCACCTATATTGGGAATTCACCCTGAAACACAAGATCCTATTTATTTGTTAATCGGCACTTATGGTCCTTATGTACAATTAGGAGATACACCCCAAGGCAAAGCTAAAAAACCCAAAACAGCTTCTTTCCCTAAAGGTGTTAATGCTGAAGATATTACTTTAGAAATGGCGATCGGTTACTTAACTTTACCTCGCACATTAGGGGAACATCCAGAAACAGGAAAGCCGATAAAAACCAGTTTAGGACGTTTTGGGGCATATGTTGTCCATGATCAAGGTACAGAGGGCAAAGAGTATCGCTCCTTGAAAAAAGAAGATGATGTCTTAACTATTTCTCTTGAACGTGCATTAGAATTATTAGCACAACCTAAAACCACAAGAGGAAGAAGAGGTGCAACGACAAAAGCAGCACTCAAAGAATTGGGATTACACCCTGATGATAATGAACCAGTGAATATTTATCAAGGTCCTTATGGGGTATATTTTAAACATGGTAAAACTAATGTCAAATTACCAGAAGGTGAAACCGTAGAAAGTATGAATTTAGAGAAGGCTTTATTACTTTTACAAGATAAAACTCCCACTAAAAAAACTGCGACTAAAAAGACAACAACCGCAAAAAAAACTACTACGAAAAAAACGACTACTACCAGAAAAACTACTGCTAAAAAGACAACTAAATAA
- a CDS encoding EH signature domain-containing protein, producing MAFFTAKFQPLEFQKPEPKELFKLGYGIQGEIIIPPPLPNGIEFDKNKKVRNIDQIINEIENNNLENISLLEWVYCLFSKHSWDIENPNKSLPTSQKIWKFTKESDALKLRLFWRLVLYTFNPNEKILPFSLADTCPSFEPQTEFDKSLIKILNLLIKNAYKELAEICLNKLIQPDKLLTQYSLPYKINIDDNLTLVEAIQLSFPLALKTIQNINEKQINFLIETLNILSPYPQLKTVENLLNNISADVGGKYPKLVNWLKNNYGLTGNNSRWNQLSIEAKKALKQWIGAVNYRDFEKLVDLIINRLNLEDWEIRQLRNRKVFWSNYTDRFDRIRILLPASSIQIVGNNINQEDITSLIYDGSEATEVCIFDFDKWFIVEFFRGKGSETRIFPKSNELENLFFNSDDISLKQLRSLSIARNNVHDHRYCWQSDCETLLRSKNILPNQGTRYFKIVERQPGFPYNFNSGMPPLKQSQINDRNRQLIDWKRDIQQLEAEAKNKIF from the coding sequence TCAACCTTTAGAATTTCAAAAACCTGAGCCTAAAGAATTATTTAAACTAGGTTATGGTATTCAAGGAGAAATAATAATACCTCCTCCATTACCTAATGGTATCGAATTTGATAAAAATAAAAAAGTTAGAAATATTGATCAAATTATTAATGAGATAGAAAATAATAATTTAGAAAATATTAGTTTATTAGAATGGGTTTATTGCTTATTTAGTAAACATAGTTGGGATATAGAAAATCCGAATAAAAGTTTACCAACTTCTCAAAAAATTTGGAAATTTACCAAAGAATCTGATGCCCTTAAATTGCGTTTATTTTGGCGTTTAGTTTTATATACTTTTAACCCCAATGAAAAAATTTTACCATTTTCTTTAGCGGATACTTGTCCTAGTTTTGAACCTCAAACAGAATTTGATAAGTCATTAATTAAAATTCTTAACTTACTTATTAAAAATGCTTATAAAGAATTAGCCGAAATTTGCTTAAATAAACTTATACAACCCGATAAATTATTAACCCAATACTCTTTACCCTATAAAATAAATATTGATGATAATTTAACTTTAGTAGAAGCGATACAATTATCTTTTCCCTTAGCCTTAAAAACTATTCAAAATATTAATGAAAAACAAATTAATTTTTTAATCGAAACCTTAAATATATTATCTCCTTATCCCCAATTAAAAACAGTAGAAAATCTATTAAATAATATTTCTGCTGATGTTGGTGGTAAATATCCAAAATTGGTGAATTGGCTTAAAAATAATTATGGTTTAACAGGTAATAACTCTCGTTGGAATCAGTTATCAATTGAAGCTAAAAAGGCTTTAAAACAATGGATTGGTGCGGTAAATTATCGTGATTTTGAAAAATTAGTTGATTTAATAATTAATCGTTTAAATTTAGAAGATTGGGAAATAAGGCAATTAAGAAATAGAAAAGTTTTTTGGTCTAATTATACTGATAGATTTGATAGAATTAGAATTTTATTACCTGCTTCTTCCATACAAATTGTAGGAAATAATATTAATCAAGAAGATATAACTTCATTAATTTATGATGGTAGTGAAGCCACTGAAGTTTGTATTTTCGATTTTGATAAATGGTTTATTGTAGAATTTTTTAGAGGAAAAGGAAGTGAAACCAGAATTTTTCCTAAAAGTAACGAATTGGAAAATTTATTTTTTAATAGTGATGATATTTCTCTTAAACAATTAAGAAGTTTATCTATAGCTAGAAATAATGTACATGATCATCGATATTGTTGGCAAAGTGATTGTGAAACACTTTTAAGAAGTAAAAATATTTTACCGAATCAAGGTACTAGATATTTTAAAATTGTAGAGCGTCAGCCCGGATTTCCTTATAATTTTAATTCAGGGATGCCACCACTAAAACAAAGCCAGATTAATGATAGAAATAGACAATTAATTGATTGGAAAAGAGACATTCAACAGTTAGAAGCAGAAGCAAAAAACAAAATATTTTGA
- a CDS encoding histidine triad nucleotide-binding protein — MSETIFAKIIRREIPANIVYEDDLCLAFKDVNPQAPTHILVIPKKPLKCIDSGENEDQLLLGHLLLTVKKVAEEAHLSNGYRVVINNGKDGGQTVDHLHLHILGDRQMQWPPG, encoded by the coding sequence ATGAGTGAAACTATTTTTGCTAAAATCATCCGCCGAGAAATTCCAGCTAACATCGTTTATGAAGATGATTTATGCTTGGCTTTTAAAGACGTTAATCCTCAAGCACCAACTCACATTCTTGTAATTCCTAAAAAACCTCTTAAATGTATTGACAGTGGCGAAAATGAAGATCAATTATTGTTAGGGCATTTACTATTAACTGTAAAAAAGGTTGCTGAAGAAGCTCATTTAAGTAATGGTTATCGAGTAGTAATCAATAACGGTAAGGATGGAGGGCAAACTGTGGATCATCTTCATTTACATATTTTAGGCGATCGCCAAATGCAATGGCCACCGGGTTGA
- a CDS encoding argininosuccinate synthase: MSRANKVVLAYSGGVDTSVCIPYLMKEWGVKEVITLAADLGQGEELGPIQEKALKCGAVESLVADATEEFVVNYAFPAIKANALYENRYPLSTALARPLIAKLLVEAAEKYGADAVAHGCTGKGNDQVRFDVGITALNPNIKILAPAREWGMSREEAISYGEKFGIEAPVKKSSPFSIDRNLLGRSIEAGPLEDPMTEPPEEVYALTKSVADAPNEPEYVEITFEKGIPVAINGEGLSPVALVTKVNEIAGNHGFGRIDMIENRVVGIKSREIYEAPALLVLVKAHEDLESLTLTSDVTHYKRGHVDEMYSRLIYEGLWYNPLKDALDAFINETQKRVSGTVRIKFFKGNATIVGRRSDYSLYSPDLSTYGGDDKFDHKAAEGFIYIWGLSTRVWAEKNRS, translated from the coding sequence ATGAGTCGTGCTAATAAAGTCGTTTTAGCTTATTCTGGAGGGGTTGACACCTCCGTCTGTATTCCTTATCTAATGAAGGAATGGGGGGTTAAAGAAGTTATCACCCTAGCGGCAGATTTAGGACAAGGGGAAGAATTAGGTCCTATTCAAGAAAAAGCCTTAAAATGTGGTGCTGTAGAGTCTTTAGTCGCTGATGCGACAGAAGAGTTTGTGGTTAACTATGCGTTTCCTGCTATTAAAGCCAATGCGTTATATGAAAATCGTTATCCCCTTTCTACGGCTTTAGCTCGTCCTTTAATTGCAAAATTGTTGGTAGAAGCGGCGGAAAAATATGGTGCTGATGCAGTAGCCCATGGTTGTACAGGAAAAGGAAATGATCAAGTCCGTTTTGATGTGGGAATTACCGCTTTAAATCCTAATATCAAAATTTTAGCCCCCGCTAGAGAATGGGGTATGAGTCGGGAAGAAGCCATTTCCTACGGCGAAAAATTCGGTATTGAAGCACCTGTTAAAAAATCTTCTCCTTTTAGTATTGATCGTAACTTATTAGGGCGTAGTATTGAAGCAGGACCTTTAGAAGATCCTATGACTGAACCTCCAGAGGAAGTCTATGCTTTAACAAAATCCGTTGCTGATGCCCCTAATGAACCTGAATATGTAGAAATTACATTTGAAAAAGGTATTCCCGTAGCCATAAATGGTGAAGGTTTATCTCCTGTTGCTCTTGTTACCAAAGTTAACGAAATTGCTGGTAATCATGGTTTTGGTAGAATTGACATGATTGAAAATAGAGTAGTAGGAATTAAATCCAGAGAAATTTATGAAGCTCCTGCGTTATTAGTTTTGGTTAAAGCCCATGAAGATTTAGAAAGCCTTACATTAACCAGTGATGTCACTCACTATAAACGAGGTCATGTGGATGAAATGTATAGTCGTTTAATCTATGAAGGTTTGTGGTATAACCCCCTCAAAGATGCTTTAGATGCTTTCATCAATGAAACCCAAAAACGAGTAAGTGGTACTGTTAGAATTAAATTTTTTAAAGGTAACGCTACTATTGTTGGTAGAAGATCAGATTATTCGTTATATAGTCCCGATTTATCTACCTATGGTGGTGATGATAAATTTGATCATAAAGCGGCGGAAGGTTTTATTTATATTTGGGGATTATCCACTAGAGTGTGGGCTGAAAAAAACAGATCATAA
- a CDS encoding prohibitin family protein, whose protein sequence is MDRQANTSITNLIAGILAALLVFVGFNSFIIINPGQAGVLSVLGKAQDSVLLEGIHFKPPLVSNVDVYDVTVQKFAVPAQSSTKDLQDLSASFAINFRLDPLKVVEIRRTQGTLQNIVAKIIAPQTQESFKVAAAKRTVEEAITRRTELKDDFDNALITRLEKYGIIVLDTSVVDLAFSPEFARAVEEKQIAEQRAQRAVYIAQEAEQQAQADINRAKGRAEAQRLLAETLSNQGGKLVLQKEAIEAWKEGGAQMPKVLVTNGGGNGGNVPFLFNLSDLEK, encoded by the coding sequence TTGGATCGTCAAGCAAACACCAGTATTACTAATTTGATTGCGGGAATTTTAGCCGCTTTATTGGTATTCGTCGGTTTTAATTCTTTTATTATTATCAATCCTGGACAAGCTGGAGTATTGAGTGTTTTAGGGAAAGCTCAAGATAGTGTCTTATTAGAGGGTATTCACTTCAAACCGCCCCTCGTATCTAACGTGGATGTTTATGATGTAACTGTACAGAAATTTGCCGTACCTGCTCAAAGTTCAACAAAAGATTTACAAGATTTATCCGCAAGTTTTGCGATTAATTTTCGTCTCGATCCTTTAAAAGTGGTAGAAATAAGAAGAACACAAGGAACTTTACAAAATATTGTAGCTAAAATTATTGCACCCCAAACTCAAGAATCATTTAAGGTTGCTGCCGCTAAACGTACCGTAGAAGAAGCCATTACCAGACGTACAGAGTTAAAAGATGATTTTGATAATGCTCTGATTACTCGTCTCGAAAAATACGGTATTATTGTTTTAGACACCAGTGTAGTTGATTTAGCTTTTTCTCCTGAATTTGCTAGGGCTGTCGAAGAAAAACAAATCGCTGAACAACGGGCACAACGGGCTGTTTATATTGCTCAAGAAGCCGAACAACAAGCCCAAGCTGATATTAACCGTGCTAAAGGTAGAGCCGAAGCTCAAAGATTATTAGCCGAAACTCTTAGTAATCAGGGTGGAAAACTGGTATTACAAAAAGAAGCCATTGAGGCATGGAAAGAAGGAGGTGCACAAATGCCCAAAGTATTAGTTACTAATGGTGGCGGCAATGGTGGCAATGTGCCTTTTCTCTTTAATTTGAGTGATTTAGAAAAATAA
- a CDS encoding sterol desaturase codes for MLIIILLISKITFIAILLLLIGDFFSTFLYHVPEHIFGKFHSLIHHSNNRSFLHYAVLTKNPLVLLDGILGALPYFIFAPWLWQISPMGTVLGLILGELHVIWRHVCVMKWKTPAVILKICNFLMITTPERHWLHHKDAKVAFGDIFNFFDPPAQVWFKILLSFKYKWRHSWK; via the coding sequence TTGTTGATAATTATTTTACTGATTTCTAAAATTACTTTCATAGCAATATTATTACTGTTGATTGGTGACTTTTTTTCAACTTTTTTATATCATGTTCCTGAACATATTTTTGGCAAATTTCACTCCTTAATTCATCATAGTAACAATCGCAGTTTTTTACATTATGCCGTTTTAACAAAAAATCCTTTAGTATTGTTAGATGGAATATTAGGTGCTTTACCTTACTTTATTTTTGCACCTTGGCTATGGCAAATATCGCCCATGGGAACTGTTTTAGGGTTAATATTAGGGGAATTACACGTTATTTGGCGACACGTTTGCGTTATGAAATGGAAAACTCCCGCCGTTATTTTAAAAATTTGTAATTTTCTGATGATAACAACTCCAGAGCGTCATTGGTTACACCACAAAGATGCGAAAGTTGCCTTTGGAGATATTTTCAATTTTTTTGATCCTCCTGCTCAAGTTTGGTTTAAGATTCTTTTATCTTTTAAATATAAATGGCGACACTCTTGGAAATAA
- a CDS encoding sigma 54-interacting transcriptional regulator — protein sequence MKTFPELVTWLKESTAIGILPDEILKAIVSLLEKVSFQENEIIISENQSIEKVYILEEGQIQTQRNNGNYSLLSGSVINLKELLLQQPAKNTIKTITEAKFWYLSAVNVEKLVAQYPQINQAFTQKLAQEVADLSSQLSFEQERQTVLRPYLVTKAKRGIIGKSRYAVRLRQQVKNATEDCQPVVIFGEQGLEKDNLAALIHYSSPYRREPIIKVNCGKLQASGAELFGRAGGKLGLIEALGKGTLIFNNIQDLPPELNDDILQLLKNKTYTPVNRSENANNSVKTCQARLIFINEKAISTINNAATHLIKVPPLRVRKADLEDQANYYISLISRNQRVNKPKITPEALRRLQGYDFPNNLRELENLIERAIVQLSGCNELTEEIIWQSRNKKQQFRFNLLNAYPKLRSFLRSSWYPDRINYGFTLILFALVVGILFLAPQNRQENFALNLFWAWWWPLILISFPFVGRLWCSFCPFMIYGEVTQKISLWLFPRQLKSWPRQEAEKWGGWFLFTLFTLIILWEELWDLPNTAYLSAWLLLLITAGAMICSAIFERRFWCRYLCPIGGMNGMFAKLSMTELRAQQGTCSAECTTYQCYKGGVQKGEGLETLGCPLYSHPAQLQDNRDCVLCMTCLKACPHRSVTVNLRPPAIELWTTHQPRTSEVALLFLLLNAVFLHKLPEINFILRLGLDLTKFWIHSVFAIAVLIVPMILPFLGYVIIRLICQRKNMQFRGFTELAYGYLPLALCGNLAYYLHLGLGEAGRILPVTWATFGLNGSNLPILVAHPAVITFLQGITLLFGVIITIILSQKISRQSIKILFPQHFSTVSLGFLFWCVILSNFTN from the coding sequence ATGAAAACATTTCCTGAGTTGGTGACTTGGTTAAAAGAATCTACAGCTATCGGTATCTTACCCGATGAAATTCTCAAAGCGATCGTATCTTTGTTAGAAAAAGTTTCTTTTCAGGAAAATGAAATTATAATCTCAGAGAATCAGTCCATTGAAAAGGTATATATTTTAGAAGAAGGTCAAATTCAAACTCAAAGAAATAACGGAAATTATAGTTTACTTTCAGGTTCGGTAATTAATCTTAAAGAATTATTATTACAACAACCAGCAAAAAATACTATTAAAACCATTACAGAAGCGAAATTCTGGTATCTCTCCGCAGTCAATGTTGAAAAATTAGTCGCACAATATCCTCAAATTAATCAAGCCTTTACTCAAAAATTAGCCCAAGAAGTCGCTGATTTATCTTCTCAACTGAGTTTTGAACAAGAAAGACAAACTGTATTGCGTCCATATTTAGTTACTAAAGCAAAACGAGGAATTATTGGTAAAAGTCGTTATGCCGTGAGGCTACGACAACAGGTAAAAAACGCTACCGAAGATTGTCAACCTGTAGTTATTTTTGGTGAACAAGGATTAGAAAAAGATAATCTTGCCGCCTTAATTCATTATAGTTCACCCTATCGTCGAGAGCCAATTATCAAAGTTAATTGTGGAAAATTACAAGCCAGTGGTGCAGAATTATTTGGACGGGCGGGAGGAAAATTAGGTTTAATTGAAGCATTAGGAAAGGGTACTCTAATTTTTAATAATATTCAAGATTTACCCCCAGAATTAAACGATGACATCTTACAACTATTAAAAAATAAAACTTATACCCCTGTTAATCGTTCTGAAAATGCTAATAATTCAGTAAAAACTTGTCAAGCCCGTTTAATATTTATCAATGAAAAAGCCATTTCTACTATTAATAACGCCGCCACCCACTTAATCAAAGTGCCTCCTTTACGAGTGAGAAAAGCGGATTTAGAAGATCAAGCGAACTATTATATAAGTTTAATTTCCCGAAACCAAAGAGTTAATAAACCCAAAATAACACCCGAAGCATTACGCCGTCTTCAAGGTTATGATTTTCCTAACAATTTACGAGAATTAGAAAACCTCATTGAAAGAGCGATCGTACAACTTTCAGGTTGCAATGAATTAACAGAAGAAATTATTTGGCAATCCCGAAATAAAAAGCAACAATTTCGTTTTAATTTACTAAATGCCTATCCAAAATTGCGTAGCTTTCTCCGAAGTAGCTGGTATCCAGATCGCATCAATTACGGTTTTACTTTAATACTTTTTGCTTTAGTTGTCGGAATTTTGTTTTTAGCCCCTCAAAATCGTCAGGAAAACTTTGCTCTTAATCTTTTTTGGGCATGGTGGTGGCCTTTAATTTTAATCTCTTTTCCCTTTGTCGGTAGATTGTGGTGTTCTTTCTGTCCTTTTATGATTTACGGAGAAGTGACGCAAAAAATTTCTTTGTGGCTATTTCCTCGACAACTGAAATCATGGCCTCGACAAGAAGCGGAAAAATGGGGAGGATGGTTTTTATTTACACTTTTCACCCTTATTATATTATGGGAAGAATTGTGGGATTTGCCTAACACTGCTTATCTTTCTGCTTGGCTATTGCTATTAATCACAGCAGGAGCAATGATATGTTCAGCTATATTTGAAAGACGTTTTTGGTGTCGTTATCTTTGCCCTATTGGTGGCATGAATGGTATGTTTGCCAAACTTTCCATGACAGAATTACGAGCACAACAGGGAACTTGTTCGGCAGAATGTACTACTTATCAATGTTATAAAGGTGGAGTGCAAAAAGGTGAAGGATTAGAAACCCTCGGTTGCCCTTTATATTCTCATCCTGCCCAATTACAAGATAATCGAGATTGTGTGTTATGTATGACTTGTTTAAAAGCCTGTCCACATCGCTCTGTTACCGTCAATCTGCGCCCTCCAGCTATTGAATTATGGACAACTCATCAACCTCGCACTTCTGAAGTGGCTTTATTATTTTTGCTCTTAAATGCTGTTTTTCTGCATAAATTGCCCGAAATCAATTTTATTCTCCGTTTAGGCTTAGATTTAACTAAATTTTGGATACATTCGGTATTCGCGATCGCCGTTTTAATTGTGCCTATGATATTACCTTTTTTGGGATATGTAATAATTCGGTTAATTTGTCAAAGAAAAAATATGCAATTTCGTGGTTTTACGGAATTAGCCTATGGTTATTTACCTTTAGCGTTATGTGGGAATTTAGCCTATTATTTACATCTTGGTTTAGGGGAAGCAGGACGAATTTTACCAGTAACTTGGGCAACTTTTGGTTTAAATGGTAGTAATTTACCAATTCTTGTAGCTCATCCGGCGGTAATTACATTTTTACAAGGAATTACCCTACTTTTCGGTGTTATTATTACTATTATTTTGAGTCAAAAAATTTCTCGTCAATCGATAAAAATCTTATTCCCACAACATTTTTCCACAGTCAGTTTAGGCTTTCTTTTTTGGTGTGTGATTTTGTCTAATTTTACTAATTAG